A genomic window from Wolbachia pipientis includes:
- the yajC gene encoding preprotein translocase subunit YajC, which yields MLISEVFAADATSNASSIGASSASFIPLILIFVVFYFLIIRPQHKKLKEHRKMIDQIKRGDTVITSGGIIGEVNKVDEANAQFIIEIAPKVEVKVLKSAISEVLNKETQKVAAKPIEKGKIEKSDEKNKNQPPEESKKGKDDKDKNAA from the coding sequence ATGCTCATTTCTGAAGTTTTTGCAGCAGATGCAACTAGCAATGCATCAAGTATCGGCGCATCTTCTGCTAGTTTTATTCCATTGATTTTAATATTTGTGGTATTTTATTTTCTCATTATTCGTCCACAACACAAAAAACTAAAAGAACATAGAAAGATGATAGATCAAATAAAGCGTGGTGATACAGTCATTACTTCTGGCGGGATAATAGGTGAAGTTAATAAAGTTGATGAGGCAAATGCACAATTTATAATAGAAATAGCACCAAAAGTTGAGGTGAAAGTCCTAAAGTCCGCTATATCTGAAGTTTTAAACAAAGAAACTCAAAAAGTGGCAGCTAAACCAATTGAAAAAGGCAAAATCGAAAAGAGTGATGAAAAGAATAAAAATCAACCACCAGAGGAAAGTAAAAAGGGAAAAGATGATAAAGACAAAAATGCTGCATAA
- the rpsB gene encoding 30S ribosomal protein S2, whose product MASLPEVTVRDLAESGVHFGHKISRWNAKMAPYIYGVHQENRIHIIDLRKTLPLLQVAMKALYDVASQGGRILFVGTKFQAFDIIASEAIRCGQYYVNHRWLGGMLTNWGTVSSSIKTLMQYEKILNDEDSILTKKELGNIEKKKQKLDKALGGIREMGAIPDILFIVDTNKEHIAVKEAKKLGIPIVAILDTNSDPDDITYLIPGNDDSRKSIELYCKLATDSILAGIESSLARSGVKIDNIKGDEFIQEKEDSIVQTKRKRSKVYKEEEREVVTNEDESR is encoded by the coding sequence ATGGCAAGTTTGCCTGAAGTCACTGTGCGTGATTTAGCCGAATCTGGTGTACATTTTGGTCACAAAATTAGTCGCTGGAACGCAAAAATGGCTCCATACATATATGGAGTGCATCAAGAAAATCGTATACATATAATTGACTTGCGAAAAACATTACCATTGCTACAGGTGGCCATGAAGGCTTTATATGACGTTGCATCTCAAGGTGGTCGCATTCTATTTGTTGGTACAAAGTTTCAAGCTTTTGATATTATTGCAAGTGAAGCGATTCGTTGTGGTCAATATTATGTGAATCATCGATGGCTTGGTGGTATGCTTACTAATTGGGGCACTGTTTCTTCTTCGATAAAAACCTTGATGCAATATGAGAAAATATTAAATGACGAGGATAGCATTTTAACAAAGAAAGAATTGGGGAACATTGAAAAGAAAAAGCAAAAGCTTGATAAGGCGCTTGGTGGTATTAGAGAAATGGGAGCAATTCCTGATATCTTATTCATCGTTGATACTAATAAAGAGCATATTGCGGTTAAGGAGGCTAAAAAGTTAGGAATCCCAATAGTTGCAATACTTGATACTAATTCTGATCCAGATGATATTACTTATCTAATACCTGGAAATGATGACTCAAGAAAATCAATAGAGCTCTATTGTAAATTAGCTACCGACTCTATATTAGCTGGAATAGAGTCTAGTCTAGCAAGATCTGGAGTTAAGATTGATAACATAAAAGGTGATGAGTTTATTCAAGAAAAAGAAGATAGTATTGTGCAAACTAAAAGGAAACGTAGTAAAGTTTACAAAGAAGAAGAAAGGGAGGTAGTAACAAATGAAGATGAATCCAGATAA
- the tsf gene encoding translation elongation factor Ts yields MKMNPDNIRELRDRTGLGLSDCKKALEECDGDIKKAVDKLRTIGLAKADKKSDRVASDGLVAMCLTENYGALVELNCETDFVARNEKFIELVSNLASIAHQERCISVDELKNAKYESIGTVQEAIMNGTSVLGEKLELSKLCYLETKDGVVAGYVHGDVRGLGKTGALVALQSPGDKAKLQEIGKQIAMHIVAMKPEALSIDDLDQMKLKNERSIIEEQVRSLNKPEEVAKKIVDGRMAKYYEEVVLLEQKFIKDDKMKISDFIKSSEVSAIKLSDYKLLVLGSAN; encoded by the coding sequence ATGAAGATGAATCCAGATAATATAAGGGAATTACGTGATAGGACAGGGCTTGGCTTAAGTGACTGTAAAAAAGCATTAGAAGAATGTGATGGTGACATCAAGAAAGCCGTTGATAAGTTGCGTACAATAGGTCTTGCTAAAGCTGACAAAAAATCTGATAGAGTAGCTTCAGATGGGCTCGTTGCTATGTGTTTGACTGAAAATTATGGTGCATTGGTTGAACTCAATTGCGAAACCGATTTTGTTGCAAGGAATGAGAAATTTATAGAGTTAGTTTCAAATTTAGCATCAATTGCTCATCAAGAACGCTGTATCAGTGTTGATGAGTTAAAAAATGCCAAGTATGAAAGCATTGGCACAGTGCAGGAAGCTATTATGAATGGTACGTCAGTTCTTGGTGAAAAGTTAGAGTTAAGCAAGCTTTGTTACCTAGAGACTAAGGATGGAGTTGTTGCTGGTTATGTACACGGTGATGTACGTGGTTTAGGTAAAACTGGCGCTTTAGTTGCATTGCAATCACCCGGTGATAAGGCAAAGTTACAGGAAATTGGAAAACAAATAGCGATGCACATAGTTGCTATGAAGCCTGAAGCTTTGTCTATAGATGATTTAGATCAAATGAAGTTGAAAAATGAACGTTCTATAATTGAAGAGCAAGTAAGGAGCTTAAATAAACCTGAAGAAGTAGCAAAAAAAATAGTAGATGGACGAATGGCTAAGTACTATGAAGAAGTTGTTTTACTAGAACAAAAGTTCATAAAAGATGATAAAATGAAGATTTCTGATTTTATAAAATCAAGCGAGGTGAGTGCTATTAAATTATCTGATTACAAGTTACTTGTTTTGGGCAGTGCAAACTAA
- the pyrH gene encoding UMP kinase, whose translation MSSLADKVKYSRVLLKISGEALMGSQSFGHDMGIISQLCKDIADVNRLGVQVCIVVGGGNIFRGASASLSGCERASSDYIGMLATIINALILQNFLEKNLVASRVLSAIPMATVCEPYIRRKAIRHLEKGRVVIFAAGTGNPFFTTDTAAALRAVEMNCDVILKGTQVNGVYSADPKKNEDAVMYDRLSYTDLLTRDLKVMDASAISLARENSIPIIVFSLKGEKIVNIIKGQGTYTIVSDCKQ comes from the coding sequence ATGTCTTCCTTAGCAGATAAAGTAAAATACTCTAGAGTGTTATTGAAGATCTCTGGTGAAGCTTTGATGGGGTCACAGTCTTTTGGCCATGATATGGGAATAATAAGCCAATTATGCAAAGATATAGCTGATGTTAACAGGCTTGGAGTTCAGGTATGTATTGTTGTTGGTGGTGGTAATATCTTTCGTGGCGCATCTGCGTCTTTAAGTGGCTGTGAAAGAGCAAGCAGTGATTATATTGGAATGCTTGCAACTATAATCAATGCTTTAATTTTACAAAACTTTTTAGAAAAAAATTTAGTAGCTTCTAGGGTATTATCTGCAATACCCATGGCCACTGTATGTGAACCTTACATAAGAAGGAAAGCTATTCGTCATTTAGAAAAAGGTAGAGTGGTAATTTTTGCAGCAGGCACAGGCAACCCATTTTTTACTACAGATACAGCTGCAGCCTTACGTGCTGTTGAAATGAATTGTGATGTTATTCTAAAGGGTACACAAGTAAATGGTGTATACTCCGCTGATCCGAAAAAAAATGAGGATGCTGTAATGTATGATAGGCTTTCTTACACGGATTTATTGACTCGTGATTTAAAAGTTATGGATGCATCAGCAATTTCACTTGCTCGTGAGAATTCTATTCCAATTATAGTTTTTTCTTTGAAGGGAGAAAAAATAGTCAATATTATTAAGGGTCAAGGTACTTATACTATAGTTTCAGATTGTAAACAGTAG
- the frr gene encoding ribosome recycling factor codes for MLNEIKAKTKERMLKTIQSFHGDIKGVRTGRASASLLDGIVVNIYGGHQKLNQVAGVSVIDNKTLSIKVWDINVVGEVKNAILNANLNLNPVVEGNTIRIALPDLTQETREKLVKLLHQFSENARIAIRNIRRDVMEEIEKMKGNKEISEDDFHGAKKEIQNTTDDNIKKIDGELSIKEKDILHH; via the coding sequence ATGTTAAATGAAATAAAAGCTAAAACAAAAGAAAGAATGCTAAAAACTATTCAGTCCTTTCATGGTGATATTAAAGGCGTACGCACTGGTAGAGCTAGCGCATCGTTGCTTGATGGTATAGTTGTAAATATCTATGGTGGACATCAAAAGTTAAATCAGGTTGCAGGCGTTTCAGTTATAGATAACAAAACCCTATCAATTAAAGTTTGGGATATTAATGTTGTAGGTGAAGTGAAAAATGCTATATTAAATGCCAACTTGAATTTAAATCCTGTTGTTGAGGGCAATACCATACGTATAGCTCTTCCGGATTTAACACAAGAAACCCGTGAAAAATTAGTAAAATTATTGCATCAGTTTTCTGAAAATGCGCGGATTGCCATCAGAAATATACGCAGAGATGTTATGGAAGAAATAGAGAAAATGAAGGGAAATAAGGAGATCTCAGAAGATGATTTTCATGGTGCTAAGAAGGAAATACAAAATACTACTGATGATAATATAAAAAAGATTGATGGTGAATTGTCCATCAAAGAAAAGGATATATTGCATCACTAA
- the uppS gene encoding polyprenyl diphosphate synthase, whose amino-acid sequence MLNQESLPKHLAIIMDGNGRWANNQGKVKIDGYKKGSEVAYDIAKYCTDLTIPYLTLYAFSMENWLRPKNETDCLFDLFYSVLTNEDKVNFICNCNIKLNFIGNLSLLSSKILDQIKKAEEMTHKNDGLLLTVAVSYGAKQEITQAISNIIKENIAYVSEEEFEKFLYTKDLPKLDLLIRTGGEKRLSNFLLWQAAYAELYFCDTLWPDFSCQDLSKALEDYTKREKKYGR is encoded by the coding sequence ATGTTGAATCAAGAATCTTTACCGAAACATTTAGCAATTATTATGGATGGTAATGGTAGATGGGCGAACAATCAAGGAAAGGTAAAAATTGATGGTTATAAAAAGGGCAGTGAAGTTGCATACGATATTGCCAAGTATTGTACGGACCTAACCATACCCTACTTAACTTTGTATGCATTCTCTATGGAGAATTGGCTTAGACCTAAAAACGAAACTGACTGTCTATTTGATTTATTTTACTCCGTTTTAACTAATGAAGATAAAGTCAATTTCATTTGTAACTGTAACATTAAGTTGAATTTTATTGGCAATTTAAGTCTGTTATCCAGTAAAATATTGGATCAAATTAAAAAAGCAGAAGAAATGACACATAAGAACGATGGGTTATTACTCACTGTGGCAGTCAGTTATGGAGCAAAGCAAGAAATTACACAAGCTATAAGCAATATTATAAAAGAAAATATTGCTTATGTATCAGAAGAGGAATTTGAAAAATTTCTATATACTAAAGATTTGCCAAAATTGGATTTATTAATTCGCACTGGTGGCGAAAAAAGATTAAGCAATTTTTTATTATGGCAAGCAGCTTATGCTGAATTATATTTTTGTGATACTTTATGGCCTGATTTTTCTTGTCAAGATTTGAGCAAAGCATTAGAAGATTATACAAAAAGAGAGAAAAAATATGGTAGATAA
- a CDS encoding phosphatidate cytidylyltransferase, giving the protein MVDNNFIVRILSSIIILFIFSFATYFSDLSFYLLIFSIAVLSSFEWYNLTQGNKILYVFALLLIALPSASLIYLYNLPQGKYALVWFVLTIWGIDVTAYLFGKNFGGAKICPILSPGKTWTGLLGAILAGVVCTIFGSIFFGLFSILYSPIIGLAIAILAQLGDFTESLVKRAYGVKDSGSMIPGHGGVLDRMDSFIFTAPLIAIYIS; this is encoded by the coding sequence ATGGTAGATAATAATTTTATAGTCAGAATATTGTCCTCAATAATAATATTATTTATATTTTCTTTTGCTACATATTTCAGTGATTTATCGTTTTACCTATTAATTTTTTCGATAGCAGTTTTATCTTCTTTTGAATGGTATAATCTAACCCAAGGAAACAAAATTTTATACGTTTTTGCATTATTATTAATTGCGCTACCAAGCGCCTCATTAATATATTTATATAATCTACCACAGGGAAAATATGCATTAGTATGGTTCGTCTTAACCATTTGGGGAATTGATGTTACTGCCTACCTGTTTGGCAAGAATTTTGGTGGAGCTAAAATTTGCCCAATTCTTAGCCCTGGAAAAACTTGGACAGGACTTCTTGGTGCAATCTTAGCTGGAGTAGTGTGCACAATTTTTGGATCAATATTTTTTGGTCTATTTTCAATTCTTTATTCTCCAATCATTGGCCTTGCAATCGCTATTCTAGCGCAACTTGGCGATTTCACTGAGTCGCTTGTTAAAAGAGCTTACGGTGTTAAAGATAGTGGAAGTATGATACCTGGCCATGGAGGAGTGCTCGATCGTATGGATAGTTTCATTTTTACTGCCCCTCTTATTGCCATTTACATAAGCTAA
- a CDS encoding zinc-finger domain-containing protein, with protein MSKVRVNNRKVCCHGDENDEGSGHPLIYLDMGEEEEIACPYCEKTFVHDCTVEAVGELTRDEL; from the coding sequence ATGTCAAAAGTGAGGGTTAATAATAGAAAAGTTTGTTGTCATGGTGATGAGAATGATGAGGGTTCCGGCCATCCATTAATATATTTAGATATGGGAGAAGAAGAGGAAATAGCCTGCCCTTATTGTGAAAAGACGTTTGTCCATGACTGTACTGTAGAAGCGGTTGGGGAGCTGACTAGGGATGAACTCTAA
- the coaD gene encoding pantetheine-phosphate adenylyltransferase — MNINNRIGIYPGTFDPITFGHIDIIKRACKLVDKLIIGVAENVNKHIAFDTKLRTSMAESEIKGLGIDADVISFNGLLVKFAKEQNASVIIRGLRAVSDFDYEFQMSWVNYKLLPEIETIFLPASEDTQFISSSFVKEIARLGEDVSKFVSKGVQNELINLNRIKNGE, encoded by the coding sequence ATGAACATTAATAACAGAATAGGAATCTACCCTGGCACATTTGACCCTATAACTTTTGGGCATATTGACATAATCAAAAGAGCGTGTAAACTAGTCGATAAATTAATAATAGGAGTTGCAGAAAACGTTAATAAGCATATTGCCTTTGACACAAAGCTACGCACAAGCATGGCTGAAAGTGAAATCAAAGGGCTAGGAATTGATGCAGATGTTATATCTTTTAATGGGTTGCTAGTGAAGTTTGCCAAAGAGCAGAATGCTTCTGTTATTATAAGGGGACTCAGAGCAGTATCGGATTTTGATTACGAGTTTCAAATGAGTTGGGTAAATTATAAACTTCTTCCTGAAATCGAAACCATATTTCTTCCTGCTTCTGAAGATACTCAATTTATCTCATCAAGTTTTGTAAAGGAAATAGCAAGATTAGGGGAAGATGTTAGCAAATTTGTATCAAAAGGCGTTCAAAACGAATTGATTAACCTGAATAGGATAAAAAATGGAGAATAG
- a CDS encoding gamma-glutamyl-gamma-aminobutyrate hydrolase family protein, with protein sequence MVYKYYNKVFKILLTIVLLLSNITYAGVSKKPASQHVTRKEEPASTVLTAENTVNNDVVVGLLKTEEAHELGLSQNIYEMFNNFGVKTVLIDYNKIISLKKIQTESLNLAKQDETLAKKLTLDRIKVEVAQFIKEHKINRIFIPDNLHSAPTPYRQLVTEAIVKIVDDNPAIHLLGICEGIMNAKRIEVVSVVSDEEKQRSHLKSTPNPQKEDVPLQQIKIVPNSRLAEVVAKFLIPNENGWFSTYFPDAHSGAVSNTPENRRKLELLGYKVAAFSSEGVIEAIEDKHGNVHFQSHPEALVVKSDKNLYLSNHKERQVSTLVAIAIMNDFLYRA encoded by the coding sequence ATGGTATATAAATATTATAATAAAGTATTTAAGATCTTATTAACTATAGTTCTATTATTAAGCAATATTACTTATGCTGGCGTTAGTAAAAAACCGGCATCTCAACATGTAACCAGAAAAGAAGAACCAGCGTCAACTGTCTTGACGGCAGAAAATACAGTAAATAATGACGTAGTTGTTGGTTTGTTGAAAACGGAAGAAGCACATGAACTTGGGCTATCTCAAAATATCTATGAGATGTTTAATAACTTTGGGGTTAAGACTGTACTGATTGATTATAATAAGATAATTAGCCTTAAAAAAATTCAGACAGAGTCACTTAATCTCGCAAAACAAGATGAAACATTGGCAAAAAAGCTAACATTAGACCGAATAAAAGTTGAAGTTGCACAATTCATTAAAGAGCACAAAATAAATAGGATATTTATTCCGGATAATTTACATTCAGCACCCACTCCTTATCGCCAGCTTGTTACTGAAGCAATTGTAAAAATAGTTGATGATAACCCTGCAATTCATTTACTTGGCATATGTGAAGGCATAATGAATGCAAAGAGAATTGAAGTAGTGAGTGTTGTGAGTGATGAAGAGAAGCAAAGATCTCATTTAAAATCAACACCTAATCCACAGAAAGAGGATGTACCTCTCCAGCAGATAAAGATCGTTCCAAATAGTCGTTTAGCAGAAGTAGTAGCCAAATTCCTAATACCTAATGAAAATGGCTGGTTTTCAACATATTTTCCAGATGCTCATTCAGGGGCAGTAAGTAATACACCAGAAAATAGAAGAAAATTGGAGTTACTTGGATATAAAGTTGCAGCATTTTCCAGTGAGGGGGTAATAGAGGCTATTGAAGATAAGCATGGTAATGTTCACTTTCAAAGTCATCCAGAAGCCCTTGTTGTGAAGTCAGATAAAAACCTCTATTTATCAAATCACAAGGAACGTCAAGTGTCTACACTAGTTGCTATAGCGATTATGAATGATTTTCTTTATCGTGCTTAA
- a CDS encoding IS481 family transposase, translating into MSTIQTKILKPKLGLLELAKQLGNVSQACKVMGYSRDTFYRFKELYENGGEEALHEISKKKPLLANRVSDNIERTVIGIATEFPAYGQERAANELRKRGIIISQGGVRSVWLRNDLETLKKRLKALETKVAQDGIILTEEQLAALEKMKEQKEAHGEIETQHPGYLGSQDTYYVGNIKGIGRIYQQTFVDTYSRVAMVKLYTDRTAITAEDLLNDRVIPFFDEQKIPLLRILTDRGTEYCGKPENHAYQLYLGIENIDHSRTKANSPQTNGICERFHRTMQDECYNIIFRKKIYNSLEDLQIDVDCWLHSYNDTRPHSGKYCYGKTPMQTFLDSKHIAFQKNISSIKQETDISFNYLNSSVS; encoded by the coding sequence ATGAGTACAATACAAACAAAAATACTAAAACCAAAGCTAGGGTTATTAGAACTAGCAAAACAACTAGGAAATGTATCTCAAGCATGTAAAGTGATGGGATACTCAAGAGATACATTTTATCGATTTAAGGAGTTATATGAAAATGGAGGAGAGGAAGCATTACATGAAATAAGTAAGAAAAAACCGCTATTAGCGAACAGAGTTTCCGATAATATAGAAAGAACAGTGATTGGTATAGCAACAGAATTTCCAGCATATGGGCAAGAAAGAGCTGCAAATGAACTGAGAAAAAGAGGTATAATAATTTCTCAGGGAGGAGTAAGGTCTGTATGGCTAAGAAATGACCTTGAAACTCTCAAAAAGAGACTTAAAGCACTAGAGACAAAAGTAGCTCAAGACGGAATCATTTTAACTGAAGAACAACTTGCAGCTTTAGAAAAAATGAAAGAACAAAAGGAAGCTCATGGTGAAATTGAGACGCAACATCCAGGTTATTTGGGTTCTCAAGATACCTATTATGTGGGCAATATCAAAGGTATAGGGCGAATTTATCAGCAGACTTTTGTTGACACTTATTCCAGGGTTGCAATGGTTAAACTTTACACGGACAGAACAGCTATTACAGCTGAAGATCTTCTCAATGATAGGGTTATTCCATTTTTTGATGAGCAGAAAATTCCATTATTACGCATTCTAACTGATAGGGGTACGGAATATTGTGGCAAGCCAGAAAATCACGCTTATCAGCTATATTTGGGAATCGAAAATATCGACCATTCTAGAACCAAAGCCAACTCTCCACAAACTAATGGCATATGTGAAAGATTTCATAGAACTATGCAAGATGAGTGTTACAATATTATCTTTAGAAAGAAAATCTACAATTCTTTGGAAGATCTACAGATTGATGTTGATTGTTGGTTGCATTCTTATAATGATACAAGACCTCACTCTGGTAAGTACTGCTATGGAAAAACACCTATGCAGACTTTTCTTGATAGCAAACATATTGCTTTTCAGAAAAATATTAGTAGCATTAAACAAGAGACTGATATTAGTTTTAACTACCTCAATTCTTCTGTCAGTTAA
- a CDS encoding recombinase family protein yields MLKLKTLDAFYKIQDCVVVYTLDRLSRETKDCIEVTSFFRRHRISFVAVTQIFDNNTPMGKFVQTVLSGAAQLEREMIVERVKNKIATSKEQGLWMGGTLPLGYDEKDKELIINEKEVKTVKHIFERYMELKSMAGLARELNSQGYRTKAKSDIFKKATVRRIITNPTYMGKIRHYERQYEGKHEAIIEEEKWQKAQELIKDQPYRKAKYEEALLRGIIKCKSCEVNMTLTYAKKENKRYRYYVCNNHLVGKSCASKSRNIVAGEVEKEVMRRAERLYKNWQEKAEEWKNLSPGKQKEVVKKLIEGVMVKEDGIEVHSESEETFIAMNLKKKGNKCMVVEPEGKTNNALLKAVVKAHLWKRQLEEGKYRSVKELSVKIKISMRRIQQILRLNYLAPKIKEDIVNGRQPSNLRLADLREIPMLWGEQLEKFYGLTFIKATK; encoded by the coding sequence ATGCTTAAGCTTAAAACATTAGATGCTTTTTACAAGATACAAGACTGCGTGGTAGTGTATACGCTCGATAGGTTATCAAGAGAAACAAAGGACTGCATAGAAGTAACGTCATTTTTTAGAAGGCACCGGATAAGTTTTGTAGCAGTAACACAAATATTTGACAATAATACGCCAATGGGGAAGTTTGTACAAACAGTGTTATCAGGAGCAGCGCAACTAGAAAGAGAAATGATAGTAGAGAGAGTAAAAAACAAAATAGCAACATCAAAAGAGCAAGGGTTGTGGATGGGTGGAACTTTGCCACTGGGGTATGATGAAAAAGATAAAGAATTAATAATAAATGAGAAAGAAGTAAAGACGGTGAAACATATATTTGAGAGGTATATGGAGCTAAAATCGATGGCAGGATTAGCAAGGGAGTTAAATAGCCAAGGGTACCGAACGAAAGCAAAATCAGATATCTTTAAAAAAGCGACGGTAAGGAGAATAATAACAAACCCTACATATATGGGTAAGATAAGGCATTATGAGAGGCAATATGAAGGAAAGCATGAAGCAATAATAGAAGAAGAAAAATGGCAAAAAGCGCAAGAGTTGATAAAGGATCAGCCATATAGAAAAGCAAAATATGAGGAAGCGCTGCTTAGGGGAATAATTAAGTGTAAGAGCTGTGAAGTAAACATGACGCTGACCTATGCAAAAAAGGAAAATAAAAGGTATAGATATTACGTATGCAACAATCATTTAGTTGGAAAAAGCTGTGCGTCAAAGAGTCGGAATATAGTAGCAGGAGAAGTAGAAAAAGAAGTAATGAGAAGAGCCGAACGTCTATACAAAAATTGGCAAGAAAAAGCAGAAGAATGGAAAAATTTAAGCCCTGGAAAACAGAAAGAAGTGGTGAAGAAATTAATAGAGGGAGTAATGGTAAAAGAAGATGGAATAGAGGTGCATTCTGAGTCAGAGGAGACATTTATAGCAATGAATTTAAAGAAGAAAGGAAATAAATGCATGGTGGTAGAACCAGAAGGGAAAACGAATAATGCGCTACTGAAAGCAGTGGTAAAAGCCCATCTGTGGAAACGGCAGTTAGAAGAAGGAAAATATAGAAGTGTGAAGGAGCTAAGCGTTAAAATTAAGATAAGCATGAGAAGAATACAGCAAATCTTGAGGTTAAATTATCTGGCTCCAAAGATTAAGGAAGACATAGTAAATGGGAGGCAACCAAGTAATTTGAGGCTAGCTGATTTAAGGGAAATACCGATGCTGTGGGGTGAACAGTTGGAGAAATTTTATGGATTAACGTTTATAAAAGCAACAAAATGA
- a CDS encoding Rpn family recombination-promoting nuclease/putative transposase, translating into MGLSKFLDPKNNYAFRRIFGTEKNKDILIHFLNDVLNLTGEAKIKNVQFLSPIQNPDITAKKESIVDVLCRDSAGVQFICEMQVARTTGFEKRAQYYAAGAYFSQAGIGDKYHELKEVIFIAITDFVLFPKKAAYKSDHVTLDKVTHEHDLKDFSFTFIELPKFPKTKEDQLESIVEKWIYFFKYASETSEEDLKKIVGSDEIIGRAYNELIEYNWTREERDIYRQAKKNEDDNVSCLNQKFNEGKIEGKIEVAKNLLKVGVSVDLVAESTGLPKDEIEQLKKK; encoded by the coding sequence ATGGGTTTGTCAAAGTTTTTAGATCCAAAAAATAATTATGCCTTTAGGCGCATCTTCGGTACTGAGAAAAATAAAGATATTCTCATTCATTTTCTCAACGATGTCCTAAACCTAACAGGTGAAGCTAAAATAAAGAATGTGCAGTTCCTAAGCCCCATTCAAAATCCCGACATTACCGCTAAAAAGGAGAGTATTGTCGATGTACTCTGTAGAGATTCTGCAGGTGTTCAATTTATATGCGAGATGCAGGTTGCGAGAACGACTGGCTTTGAAAAACGCGCACAATACTATGCTGCTGGAGCTTATTTTAGCCAAGCTGGCATAGGTGACAAATATCATGAACTTAAAGAAGTTATCTTCATTGCCATCACTGATTTTGTTCTGTTTCCTAAAAAAGCAGCCTACAAATCAGATCACGTTACTCTTGATAAGGTTACTCACGAGCATGACTTGAAGGACTTTAGTTTTACTTTCATAGAACTACCGAAATTTCCAAAGACAAAAGAGGATCAACTAGAAAGCATAGTTGAAAAATGGATATATTTCTTTAAGTATGCAAGTGAGACTAGTGAAGAGGATCTAAAGAAAATAGTAGGAAGTGACGAGATTATTGGCAGAGCTTATAACGAGTTGATAGAGTATAATTGGACTAGGGAAGAACGTGATATATATCGACAAGCTAAGAAAAATGAGGATGATAACGTATCTTGCCTCAACCAGAAATTTAATGAAGGAAAAATTGAAGGAAAAATTGAAGTGGCAAAAAACTTACTTAAGGTTGGAGTATCTGTTGACCTAGTAGCTGAATCTACAGGTCTTCCTAAAGATGAAATTGAACAACTCAAGAAGAAATAG
- a CDS encoding ATP-binding cassette domain-containing protein, translated as MRNPIISILNLSLSFDDRTVLKDLSFDILKGESLVILGGSGSGKSVLTKTIIGLLAPDSGSVKINSKSKNKFGGLFQNSALLDYVTVWENISFNYKKRFNISKKEAKQLAIEKLNDVGLEENIADMFPIELSGGMKKRVALARAIAHNPEIIILDEPTSGLDPIMSDIVNEIIIKLSKDFNPTIITITHDIHSAFKIADKIAVLYEGEIISHGTIQEIQNTNNEYIKKFIRYIR; from the coding sequence ACTAAAAGATCTAAGTTTTGATATATTAAAAGGGGAATCATTAGTCATACTTGGCGGCTCAGGAAGTGGCAAATCTGTACTAACAAAAACAATTATTGGCTTGCTTGCTCCAGACTCAGGGTCTGTTAAAATAAATAGCAAAAGCAAAAATAAATTTGGGGGTTTATTTCAAAATTCCGCTTTACTTGACTACGTTACAGTGTGGGAAAATATATCTTTTAATTATAAAAAGCGCTTTAATATCAGCAAAAAGGAGGCAAAACAGCTAGCAATTGAGAAGTTGAATGATGTTGGACTGGAGGAAAACATAGCAGATATGTTTCCAATAGAGCTATCAGGTGGAATGAAAAAAAGAGTGGCACTTGCAAGGGCGATTGCACACAATCCAGAAATCATTATTTTGGATGAACCAACTTCAGGATTGGACCCAATTATGTCAGATATAGTAAACGAGATAATAATAAAATTATCTAAAGACTTTAACCCTACAATTATCACGATTACACATGATATTCATAGCGCATTTAAAATAGCTGACAAAATAGCAGTATTATATGAAGGGGAAATCATTTCCCATGGAACTATTCAGGAAATACAAAATACTAATAACGAATATATAAAGAAATTCATTCGTTATATAAGGTAG